Proteins from one Telopea speciosissima isolate NSW1024214 ecotype Mountain lineage chromosome 1, Tspe_v1, whole genome shotgun sequence genomic window:
- the LOC122651410 gene encoding pentatricopeptide repeat-containing protein At1g08070, chloroplastic-like, whose product MVLICHYLFNARISCLRVSNASTENLTRSATLVVEDRPQAISFLLQARSKRYGVEDAKQLHSYIVKSGPSPNIYYLNSLIRVYAANGDLDDARKLFDGVPHRDVVSWTTLVDGYAKLGKMDVAKELFDSMRERNVVSWNVMISGYGKQGNIQAAREMFNKMPERDIASWNSLISCFTRNGLPEEAFKMFQQVLTEALGMPNKVSFLSVLPAIAELGCVRRGRCVHSFILRTGIEVDGLLSSALVDMYCKCDWLDQAFRLLKTNPSQDNVASWNPLLAGLVRHKRFEEALDVFRTMQLEYVEPDSVTIITLIAAVGRLGALGLGKWLHSYAIRKKIRVNATLASALVDMYSKCGCVELALQVFAIAEERPIELWNAMITGLAIHGRGKDAIKLFSQMRAANSAFNEVTIASILNACSHSGLVDEGLSFFAAMEDIYKMTPKIQHYGCIVDLLSRAGQLEEAKTFICSKMLLKPDAVIWKSLLGACKTHGNVEIGEFAARHLIELCPDDSSAYVLLSSIYDSAGQLSDAVAIRKMMSDGGVSKEPGFSLIESGGEVHVFLVGDRSHPRLEEVNTMLCEISKKFESVGYAPERQLVLFDIDDDEKEFAISHHSEKLAVAFGLCDTAKGTRLHIVKNLRMCSDCHVFMKLVCKIYDREITVRDMRRFHHFKSGRCSCMDYW is encoded by the coding sequence ATGGTACTCATCTGCCATTATCTCTTCAACGCACGCATTTCTTGTCTTCGAGTGTCCAATGCAAGTACAGAAAACCTCACCAGATCAGCAACTTTAGTTGTTGAGGATCGACCCCAGgcaatatcatttcttctccaaGCTCGATCAAAGCGATACGGTGTCGAAGACGCTAAGCAACTTCATTCCTACATTGTTAAATCTGGCCCTTCGCCGAATATCTACTATCTCAATTCACTTATCCGTGTCTACGCTGCCAATGGTGATCTGGATGATGCACGGAAGTTGTTCGATGGAGTTCCTCACCGAGATGTGGTTTCTTGGACCACCTTGGTTGATGGGTATGCGAAACTGGGAAAGATGGATGTTGCTAAAGAGCTGTTTGATTCGATGAGGGAGAGAAATGTGGTGTCTTGGAACGTTATGATCTCTGGATACGGGAAACAAGGGAATATCCAGGCTGCACGCGAGATGTTTAATAAAATGCCTGAACGGGATATTGCGTCTTGGAACTCTTTGATTTCTTGCTTTACCCGAAATGGTTTACCTGAGGAGGCGTTTAAGATGTTTCAACAAGTTTTAACCGAGGCTTTAGGAATGCCAAACAAGGTGAGTTTTTTGAGCGTTCTTCCAGCAATTGCTGAGTTGGGCTGTGTACGTCGGGGTAGATGCGTTCATTCCTTTATTCTCCGGACAGGAATTGAGGTAGATGGTCTATTATCATCAGCTCTTGTTGATATGTATTGCAAGTGTGATTGGTTGGATCAGGCTTTTCGATTGCTCAAAACAAATCCTTCTCAAGACAATGTTGCGTCTTGGAATCCATTGTTGGCAGGTTTAGTCAGACATAAAAGGTTTGAAGAGGCCTTGGATGTTTTTCGAACAATGCAACTGGAGTACGTTGAACCTGATTCTGTTACCATCATCACTCTCATTGCTGCGGTTGGCCGTTTGGGAGCTCTTGGTCTTGGAAAATGGCTTCATTCATATGCAATTAGGAAGAAGATTCGAGTGAACGCAACTCTTGCCTCTGCACTTGTAGATATGTACTCAAAATGTGGGTGTGTAGAGCTTGCTCTGCAGGTCTTTGCCATCGCTGAAGAAAGACCCATTGAGTTATGGAATGCCATGATTACTGGGCTGGCTATCCATGGCCGGGGAAAGGATGCAATCAAATTGTTTTCTCAGATGCGAGCAGCAAATTCAGCATTCAATGAGGTGACAATTGCGTCTATCCTCAACGCTTGCAGTCACTCGGGGCTAGTGGATGAAGGTCTCAGCTTCTTTGCTGCCATGGAAGATATATATAAAATGACACCGAAAATCCAACACTATGGATGCATTGTTGATCTTCTGAGCCGTGCTGGACAGCTTGAAGAGGCAAAGACATTTATATGCAGCAAAATGCTCTTAAAGCCTGATGCTGTAATATGGAAATCACTACTTGGGGCCTGTAAGACACATGGGAATGTTGAGATTGGTGAATTTGCAGCTCGTCATTTGATTGAACTCTGCCCTGATGATAGTAGTGCTTATGTGCTTTTGTCAAGCATTTATGATTCAGCTGGTCAATTGAGTGATGCAGTTGCAATCAGGAAGATGATGAGTGATGGCGGAGTGAGCAAGGAACCTGGTTTCAGTTTGATCGAGTCAGGGGGTGAGGTTCATGTGTTCCTTGTGGGAGATAGATCACATCCAAGGTTAGAAGAGGTAAACACTATGTTGTGTGAAATAAGCAAGAAGTTTGAGTCAGTTGGCTATGCACCTGAGAGGCAGCTGGTGTTGTTCGATATAGACGACGATGAGAAGGAATTTGCCATCTCGCATCACAGTGAGAAGTTGGCTGTTGCATTTGGTCTCTGCGACACTGCAAAAGGAACTCGGCTTCATATAGTTAAGAATCTTCGGATGTGTAGTGACTGTCATGTTTTCATGAAACTGGTCTGCAAAATCTATGATCGAGAAATAACTGTTAGAGATATGCGACGGTTTCATCATTTTAAGAGTGGAAGGTGTTCGTGCATGGATTATTGGTGA